TGTCACCGAAAGGAATCACATAAATGCGGCCCATACCGCTCGTCTTCGACAATACCTCGCCGATATCTTTGACAAGCAACTCGGACTCCGACGAAGTAGCGGGACGACCGGAAAAGTGCACACCGACGCCGATGGCACCACGCCGCAAGATGCGCCACGTCGCAACCGGAGAGTCGATACCGCTTGAAAGCAGAGACACCACTTTTCCCGAACTACCGGACGGCAGTCCTCCGATGCCTTCGATTCTCCGCGCGGAAATCAACGTATCTCCACCGACGATGATGATGGAAACATTCACGTCGGGATTCTTGAGTTTGACTTTTGCGCCCGTATGCTCGACGAGAAACGCGCCCACGACCTCGTTGAGCTCGAGGCTCGTCATGGTGAAGTCGGTATTGGAGCGTTTGGCGGTGACACGGAAGGTGTTGAATGCACCGGCCTCGCGTATGACACGAAGCGCGACATTCTCGATTTCTTGAAGGGAGCGTCCTATACGGTATGAAATCATCACATGTGCAACACCGGCGATATCGGCTATCATGCGTGCCAACTCGTCTGCTTCGCACTTTTCAGGCACTTCTACGAGAATACGGCCGGAAAGTCTTATCGCCGGCGCCACTTTTTTCGATTTGAGGACAAAATCGATATTATTCATTAAACGTCGTTCAAACTTAGACCGATTTTTACCTTTGAGGCCGAGTTCGTGATAAGAGACGACGCAGACGGTTGAAATCATCGTTCGTTTGAGAAGCTGTGAGAATACAACCTACTCTGCAGCCTTTTCTGCAGCCTTTACATCACCGTTTGCAATTTCTTTCATCGCAATCGAGAGCGGTTTCTCCTCGGTGATACGTGAAACATCGCTCGCGCTCATGACATTGAGAGCCTGGTCGCGTACACCGTGAATCATGTCGTTGATTTGACGTGCACGTTTTGAGGACAACGTACAGAGGGTAAATTTCGAATCGACTTGCTTGAGAAGTTCATCGTAAGGTGGATTGACTACAGACATTCCTACTCCTTTATGATACGCGCGTGAGAATCGATAATAGCAGTGAGCTCATCGCACGCTTGAGATAAATCATCGTTGACGACTATATGATTATAACGTGCTTTGAACCCCAACTCGCTATTTACACGATTAATTCTTTCCTCTATTTGTTGCGGCGCTTCCGTTCCGCGCTTTATGAGGCGACTCTTCAATTCCTCGATCGAAGGAGGCTCCACGAAAATCGTAACGGCATAAGGCGCAATTTTTTGAACCTGAAGAGCGCCGTTCACATCGATTTCCAAAATTACCTGCTTGCCGGCCGCAACATGCTTCTCGACAGGCGCTTTGGGAGTCCCGTAATAATTGGAAAAATGTTTCGAATATTCGAGAAGGTCGCCGGTATCGATAAGCGCTTGAAACTGCTCGCGTGAGACATAATAATAGCTGATTCCGGCGACTTCACCGGGACGCATGCTGCGTGTTGTGGCGGATACGGACAGCCATGCATCGGGCACACGACAAAGAATCTCCTTCACAAGAGTTCCTTTTCCTGCGCCCGAGGGGCCTGAAATTATAAATAAGTTACCTTTGCGCAAACGCCCATCCACCTACGAAAGGACCTTGAGCAATTCCTCATGTTGACGCTGTCCGAGACCCTGAACGCGACGACTGGGAGAAATGCCGAGTGAATCCATCAAAGCACTGGTTTTAGCTTTACCGAAGCCCGGCAAGGATTCAATGAGTGTCGAAACCTTCATGCGACCGACGACGGGGTCAGCTGCTTTTTCCAAAATTTCAACGAGCGTGATTTTCCCCTCTTTGATTTCAGTACGCAAAACGGAACGCTTCGAGCGCATCTCTGCGGCTTTTGCTAGATTCCTTGTTCGGTCTTCTGCTGACAACTGTGGTAACGCCATAGTCTTCCTCCATCTTCGCACTCATATGAGCGGTTCCCTAAAGTACCCTGAAAAGATGATACGACCAAAAAAAGTATCATGTAAAGCAACACTTTACTTTATACAGCCGATTAGTGCATTTATTCGACTCGTACCGTCGAATGGCTCTTTTTAATACGTTCGACTTGCTGAGCGATACCGACGCCGAGCGCCTCTTTGTCCGGATAGCGAGCGATATCGGTGACTTTTTCGATGAGTTCGACTTCGAGATAGGTGTTGTAAAGGTCACCGGAAAAGTCGAATAAGTGCGCTTCGACAGTCGGTTTTTGACAATCGTCGCGAGGCGATCCGATAAATACCGCGCTTTCACGACTCGAACCGTCGAGAAACCGTACGAGAGCGCGATAACCGCCGCAAGGAACCATCGGAGCCACAAAAGGTTTGACGTTGGCCGTCGGCACACCGATCGTGCGGCCGAATTGCTCTCCCTTCGACACATAGCCCGACAGTTTATACGGATGTCCGAGCAAATCTCGCGCAGCCGTGATATCTCCTTTTTCCAAGAGCGTTCTGATGCGCGTCGAACTGATCCGTTCAGCTCCCGATTCCTCAAGCACGGAGGCGATCACGGTGGTACCGTACGGTTTACAATACTCGGCCAGTTCTTTTATACCGCACCGGCCACCGTGGCCGAAACGGAAGTTTTCTCCCACGATTATTTCTGTGGGAGTACACCGCGAGAACAAATGACCGTCGACGAAATCATGCCCGCCCGTATCGGCTAAGTCCCGAGTGAACGGGATGATCACCACCTCATCGACACCGAGGCTTTTGAGTCGTTCGATACGTTCACACAGCCCGGTAATCGGCGCCGGCACATGTTCGCTGCGTACCACAGTTCCCGGTGGCGGATCGAATGTGATCACAACCGAGGGCACGGACAGCTCTTCGGCGCGTGAAACGACGCGCTTCACAAGCTCGCGATGCCCTTTGTGAACACCGTCGAAAACCCCGAGCGTCACGACGCTTCTTCCGATATTACGCTGCATGATTCCTCCCCGAAAAATTACATTCGGATTGAATTTTTGCAAATCAGGGTTCCGTGCAACCGCATCGAATGCTTCATCTCTCTTATAGAGCCCGAGCAAGCGACCGTCATACGACATTGCAAGGGCGATTTTGTCATCGCACGGCGAACCGCTCATCTTGTTCGTCGGTTTCGGCGCATAAAGACTACGTCCTGAAACGGTATCCTCATCGAGGGCATCGACCACGCGTCCCTTGAGGCCGAGGTTTTCGATTCTTGTGAACGCGTGCGAAAGCGATCCCGGTTTTTTCGAAAGATCGAGAAGTTCCTCCAAAGTGAATGCATCGGCGACGTCGAGATTACCGTCGAGCGTTCTCACGCGCCGCAAAGCGCTGATGTGCCCGAAACAACCGAGTTCGGCGCCGAGATCTCGCGCAATCGATCGAATATAGGTGCCTTTCGACACGCTGAGCTCGATATCCCATGTTTGCAACTGCGAATCAACCGATATGAGTCGGGCATCATAAATTTCGATTTCGCGTGGTGCAAGTTCGACCTTCACCCCTTCACGAGCACTGCGATGGGCGGTTTTTCCCCCGACTTTTATGGCACTGTATTGCGGAGGAACCTGCATATGCACTTTGACGAGATCGGAAAGAACCTTTGCGGCGAAAGCGATATCGAATACAAAAGAATCGACCTTTGCTGAGGCTATGACGCTTCCTTCGCTGTCATCGGTATCGGTAGCCGCGCCGAAAGTCACCGTGGCCCTGTAGGTTTTCGCGTGCGCCGTAAGTTTATCGCTCAAACGTGTGGCCGTACCGACGAGAACCACCAAGAGACCCGTCGCAAGCGGATCGAGCGTTCCGGCGTGACCGATACGTCGCACACCCGAAGCGTTACGCAACTTTGCTATGACGTCATGGCTCGTCCACCCTGCCGGTTTGTCGACGAGGATGACACCGTTCATGGACGGTTGATTTGTGAGAGATTTACTCATGTTTCATCTCGGATACCTGTTTTACGGTCGTGGCAGCAACGGAAGAATGCTTGAAAGAACGGTCTCCACCGAAGCTTTCGAATCGGGCCACGTGATACCGGCCGCCGCCTTGTGGCCTCCTCCGCCGAACGTGTGGGCGACGCTCGAAACATCGAAATCTGATTTCGAGCGCAAAGACACCCGCACGCCCTGTGCAGTTTTGCTGAACAAAATAGCTACACGTATGCCGTCGAGCGCCCGTATGAGTTCGATGAGATTTTCGCCCTCCGCCTTGGAAGCACCGGTGACAGAGTAGTCTTCATCGGAGACGACGGAATAAGCGACGTACCCTCCGTTTGTCACGGCGAGCTTCGCCAATATGAGAGATTCAAGCTCGAGCACCGCCAACGACTTCGAATTGAACAGCCGTGTGGATATCGAACTCGGGTCTGCTCCCCCGTCAACCATATCGGCTGCATCGCGCAGTACGCGTGATGTCGTGTTCACGTGCTGGAAGCGACCCGTGTCGCTTATGAGACCCGCATAGCATGCCGTCGCCACCGCGGGAGCACATTCGTAACGTGAAGCTTTCAAGAGCGCCCAGACGAGTTGTGCGCTTGCCGCATACTCGACATCGATCCACGCGGTATCGGTATATCGATCGAGCGGTGGATGATGATCGATGAGAAGAGACGCGTCCGACCGGTGCAGGTAAGCACTGCCGCCGCTTAATCGCGCTACATTGGGAGTATCGACCACAATGAGAAGATTGAAGTGCGTAGCTACGGTTTGAGAAGGCATTTCATACAGAGGAAAACCATGCAACCACGCATACGTGGCGGGAGCGCTCGTCTCATCTGCGAGCAGCGGAACGGCTTTGATGCCGGAAGAATCGAGAGCATGGGCCAGTGCAAGCACCGACCCGACAGCATCGCCGTCGGGTCGAGTATGAGCACAGATTCCCACTACCGATTCGCCCGTGAGGGCATTGATTGTTTCAAGCACGGATTCAAATGACATGTGCACGCCTTTCACAGACTATCTTTAAGAATCCGAATCGTCGGGACGCAACGTCGGGGGAACATCGAGCAACGCGGCTCCGATGCGTTCTCCTTCATCAATCGACTCGTCGATGAAGAATCTGAGCTCGGGAGTCACACGCCACGTCAAAGATTTGCCCAAAAGACTGCGGATGCGCCCCTTAGCCGACTCGAGACCCGCCAATACATCATCGTAGCGTCCGGGTTCGGCGCTCACATAAATCGTCGCAACACTTTTATCGGGACTCGTCTTAGCTCCCGTGACGGTAATCAATGAAAGACGCGGATCACTAATTTCCCGAGTGATGATTAGGGCAACTGCTTCGCGTATCAACTCATCGTTTTTTCGACCGAAAGATTCACGGCTCATAATGCCACCTCCACTTTCACGTTAGTTTTCCCGGGCGACCTCGACGATTTTATATGACTCGATGAAATCGCCTGCCTTAAGGTCTTGATACCCTTCTACGCCGATACCACACTCGAAGCCGAATTTCACCGACTTGACGTCATCCTTGAATCGCCTCAAAGACCCGATTTTTCCTTCGAAAATCACCGTGCTGTCGCGCACCACACGAATCTTATCTTCTCGCGAAATCTCGCCTTCGAGAACATACGATCCGGCGATGACGCCCATTTTCGGAACCTTGAACAAATCGCGAACTTCTGCTCGACCTGTGTCTTCTTCAATGAATTCAGGCGCGAGAAGACCGACGCGAGCCGCGTTGATTTCTTCAATCGCCTTATAGATGACGCGATACATTCGGATGTCGACTTTTTCCTCGGCAGCCATCGCTTTCGCATTCGGCGTCGGACGAACATTGAATCCGATGATGATTGCATCGGATGCGGCCGCAAGCTGAACATCGGTCTCGGTGATTCCACCCACCGCCGCATGGATGACATCGATACGAACTTCGGTTTGGTCCATCTTATCGAGAGCATCTCTCAACGCCTCAATCGATCCTTGAACGTCGACTTTAACGATGAGGTTGAGAGTCTGCAGCTCGCCGGCTTCGATTTGCGAGAACAAATCATCGAGGGATACATGGCGCTTAGTGGCCGCATGCTCGCGAAGGCGTTGTTTCATCGCTCGATCATCGGCCAATGCACGAGCTGAACGTTCGTCCTCGAATACGAGGAACTCGTCACCTGCACTCGGTACGCTACCGAGCCCGAGAATCTCGGCAGGTTGAGAGGGACCGACGCTCTTGACGTGTTTACCGAACGGATCTATCAAAGCACGGACGCGTCCGTGAGCGGTGCCGGCGACAAGCGTTTCTCCGACATGAAGGGTACCGCGTTGTACGAGAACGGTTGCAACCGGGCCGCGCCCTTTATCGAGCTTCGCCTCGACGACCGTACCGAACGCCGGCGCATTTTCATTCGCCTTGAGCTCGAGCATGTCTGCTTGCAGCAAAACCATTTCGAGCAAATCATCTATACCTATGCGCATTTTGGCAGAAACGTTGACGAAGATATTCTTTCCGCCCCACTCTTCAGGCACGAGTTCATACTCCGTGAGCATTTGTCGGACTTGGTCGGGATTCGCACCCTCCTTATCGACTTTGTTGACCGCGACGATTATGGGAACGCCGGCGGCACGGGCGTGGCTTATGGCCTCGACGGTTTGCGGCATGACGCCGTCATCGGCGGCAACGACCAAGATTACGATGTCGGTGATCTCCGCGCCTCGAGCACGCATGGCCGTAAAGGCTTCGTGTCCCGGGGTATCGATGAAGGTGATGGTTCGTCCGTTTTTATAAACGACCGACGCACCGATATGCTGAGTGATTCCGCCTGCCTCCGAAGCCGCAACGCCGGTTTCGCGAATCGCATCGAGCAGAGAAGTCTTGCCGTGATCGACGTGACCCATGACGGTGACGACCGGAGAACGAGGGGTGAGATCTTTGGGATCGTCCTCGAACGTCCAGGTCATTTCATCGGCTACAGTCGCTATGGTGACCTCTCGCTCGAGGTCACCGGAGATGAGCTCGATAAGATCGTTACTCATCGTCTGTGTAAGCGTAAGAGGATTTCCCAGCAGGAACAGGCGCTTGATGATATCGTTGGTCGCGACATCGAGCAACTCCGCGACTTGTGCGACAGTCGAGCCTTCAGGCACCGATACGGCCTCCCCACCGTGCGGAAGATCGATTTCATTGGGATTTTTCGATTCTTGGACGACGTTTTCTTCGACCGTTTCGCCGTGTTTCTTTTTCTTCTTCTTTTTCGATGCGTTTTGCGCCTGCGCCGCGGCGACTTCGGCCTTCATCTCCGCCAAAACTTTATCTCGCTGAATCTTTTCAGCCTGACGAGCCATCTGAGCGTATCGATCTTCCTCACTTATTGGAGGCTGTGCCGGTGAAGGGACTTCCGGAGTCATACCTGCTCCAGAGGGCTTTTTAGCACTATCGGGATGAACCGCGCCGCCTTTCGAAGTTTTCTTCGAAGTTTTCTTTGCGACCTTGGCTGCACTTTCTTCTTTGGCTTTTTCTGCAAGGCGTTGTGATTCTGCAGCGATTGCCGCCTCGAGCGCATCGGTCGGCGTCTTCTTCTTTTCTATCGGAGGAGCCTCCTCGACAACCGCTTTGGGGCTCTCGATCAGAGCATCATTTTCCTCTTGAGCGCGAGTACGCGCTTCGATTTCAGCTTGCGCCTTCTCTTCTTCACGACGCTTGCGCTCTTCTTCACGACGTTTGCGCTCGCCTTCCTCGGCCTTGCGGCGCTTCAATTCTTCAGCTTTGCGCGCCTCTTCTTCCTGCACCGCATTCTGCGCGATCTCAGCCTCGGCCTTCGTCTTCTCGGCTTCGATTTCAGCCTTGTGACTTTCGATGACCGTGGCTAAAGAAGCGCGTACCATGTCGACATACGCATCGACGAGGCTCGTCGCGTGGCTCTTTGCCGGTATTCCGAGCTTCTCCAAATGAGTCATCAGCTCTTTACTTGACATTCCGAACTCTTTTGCAAGCTCATGTACTTTGATTCCTGCCATTAGCAGTCACTCTCCTTGCGTTCACACGCCGGTGATATAAGGACGTTAAAGTCACGCCGTAGACGGTCATAATCATCTTCACTGAGCGCAACGCGAAGTGCCGAGGCGAGCCTACGACGTTTGTAGGCGAGTTCGAAACAATCGGGTTGCGCGCACACATAAGCACCTCGGCCGTTAGACTTTCCGGTCGCATCAAGCTCGACGTTTCCTTCGACGGTCCGAACGAACCGAACGAACCGCCGTTTGTCACTTGATTGCTGACAGCCTATACATGTTCTTATCGGTGCTTTGTGCGACTTCATTAGGCCTGCGCGCCCTCCTTATCATGAACACCGCAGTATTGTGAACCGGGGCGTGCATGGTTGCGACACCGTGTACCATCCGCATTCTCGGCAATGCAACGCGTATCGATTTCGGCAAGGTCATCCATGGCACCAGCTGCAAGAGTCGTCGCTTCGATGAGTCCGGCCTGTGCGGCCATATCGGTACTCTTGATATCGATGCGCCATCCGGTCAGCTGTGCGGCGAGTCGAGCGTTTTGGCCTTCTTTGCCGATTGCCAAGGAAAGTTGATCGCTCGGTACTATAACCGTTGCGGTATGGGTCTCTTCATTGGTCAACACTCTATCGACTTTCGCCGGTGAAAGCGCAGACTTGATGTATGCCGCCGAATTATCACTCCAAGGAATGATGTCGATACGTTCATTGCGCAGATCCTGCACCACTTGACGCACGCGGTTGCCTTTCGGTCCGACGCATGCTCCGACGGGATCGAGACCCGGCTCTTTACTCCAAACGGCCACTTTCGAACGAACACCGGCATCACGCGCAATAGCCTTTATTTCGACTATTCCGTCGTAGACCTCGGGCACTTCGATTTCAAACAGACGCTTGATGAGACCGGGGTGCTTACGGGAAACGATAATCGAGTAATCACTCCCCTTGGCACGACGAGCGTCGATGATGTAAACTTTAAGCCGCTCGTTGTGCGAGTAGTGCTCATTAGAGGGCTGCTCCTTTGAGGGGAGTTCGGCTTCAAGGTTCTCGCGCAACTTAATCAAGGTGAATCCCTTGTTAAACTGTTGGACTTCGCCGGTCACACACTCACCGATACGCCCCACATACTCCTCCACGATTTTTTCACGGCGAGCTTCGCGAATCATTTGATTGACGATGTTCTTCGCCTCGAGCGCGACGATGCGAGATTTGTCTTTCGGAGTGACGTCGACCTCTTCATAACTCTCGGCTTCATCGGTTTCAGGGTCGATCTCACCGACGGGCACAAGCTCGTAGACATACGGCGTGCCGTCTTCGGTGTTCAACGTAACGCGGCAGTTGTTCACGAGGCCAAGAACACGAACGAACTTAGGTGCAAGCGCCGTCTCAAGTTTATCGAGGAAATCATATTCGTCTATGCCGTGCTCTGTGGCAACATCGTGGAGAATATCCATCAATGTCGGTTTCGGTTCTTTCTTTACCATTTTTATTTCCTTTCTCCACTCTTGAAGTCTATTTTAGTCGACAACCGAGCCGATATAATCGAATCGAACTTGATTTCTCTGAGTACATCTTCACACTCGATACGAACGGCATCTTTATCGATGCCCTTTAAAACACCTTTGAAATTTGCCTGCTTCCCCTTCGGTGCATCAATCTTTATGTGCACATCGCTCCCGGAAAAACGTACGAAATCTTCGGCCTTTCTCAAAGGACGATTGATACCCGGCGAGGAAACTTCGAGAATGTAGCTTGAACCGATGAAGTCGGCTTCATCGAGAGCGGCATCCACCCATTCATTGGCTGTAACGATTTTCTCGAGGTCGATTCCCTGCGGGTGGTCGAGCATAACCGCAATGACGGGATTTGACATCGAACCGCTGATATCGATATCGACCAGTTCGTATCCGCTCTCTTCTGCGAGAGGCTCAAGCAGGGCAATCATCTGCTCTTTCAGCTCTTTGAATTTCATGAACACCACCTTAATTCTTTGCTACATCAACAAAAGAAGCGGGTGTGAACCCACTTCTCAAAAGTTACCGTTAATTTTCTCTACCGCAGAGATTATACCATTGCGAACCGGGATATTCAAACGCAGCTCACGCTAGTTGAACCTGAGTTTTTCCGTGTTCACGAGATTTGCGACATGCGAAGCCACATCATTCAAAGGCACTTCGACCTTACCCTCGGTACCACGGAGTTTCACCTCGGCAGTCCCGTTCTCGTATCCTTTTTTGCCGAGCACGACTTGCACCGGCCAACCTATGAGATCGGCATCGGCGAATTTAACGCCTGCGCGTTCCGACCGATCGTCAAACACCGTCTCGATTCCGGAATCTGCAAGTTCGCGGGCGATGTCTTCGGCAACTCTGAACGCGTCATCCCCCTCTTTTGCAAGCGGAACGACGACGACCTCCATCGGAGCGATGCTCATCGGCCATATGATTCCGTGTTCATCGTTATTTTGTTCTATGACAGCGGCGAGCGAACGCGAAATTCCCACACCGTAACATCCCATGAAGAAGTTTTGCTCTTTCCCGTTCGCATCGAGATAGGTGGCGTTCATGCTTTCCGAATATCGTTTTCCCAGTTGGAAGACTTGACTGACCTCTATGCCGCGTGCGGTATCAAGCACCGCTCCGCATTGAGGGCAACTATCGCCCGCACGGGCAGTCGTCAAATCCGCGAACATCTCGACATTGAAATCTCGACCGATCGAAGCGCCCGCGAAGTGGAAATCTTTCTCATTCGCACCGACGATCCATGCCCTATCGTTTTCGAGACTTCCATCGGCGATGATACGAGTTTTCGCAGGCACGCCAACCGGTCCGATGAACCCTTTCACGATCCCGAATTTTACAAAATCTTCCTCCTCGAGCAAAGCAAAATCACCAATGAGGTTCGTAGCTTTGATCATATTGAGGTCACGATTTCCCGGAACGAAGAAAAGCACCAAAATTCCTTCGGGGGTTTTACCCGCCAGAGCCTTAACCGTTTGAGACTCCTCGACGTCGAGAAACTTTGCAAGCGCGGAGATGGTCGATGTGCCCGGAGTTGATATCTTCTTGATTTCAACAGGCTTTGCTGAAACGGGAATGCGTTCGAATACGGCCTCGCCGACCTCGGTATTAGCCGCATAGCCACAGTCGCAATATACCAACTCGGCTTCTCCGGCATCGGCCAGCGCCATGAACTCGGTGGTGACCTTGCCACCTATCTGACCGCTGTCGGCCTCAACCGGTCGATACACAAGTCCGAGGCGTTCGCAGATACGACCGTACGCCATGGCCTGCAGATCATAGTGTTCTTGCAGCGACTCTTGTGTCTCATGAAACGAATACGCATCTTTCATGATGAATTCGCGACCACGCAAAAGACCGAACCGCGGACGAATTTCATCACGAAACTTCATGTTTATTTGAAAAAGCGACAGAGGAAGTTCCCGATACGAACGCACGTCGGCGCGAATCAACGAGGTTATGATTTCCTCATGTGTCGGTCCGAGGCAAAATCCTCGTCCGTGGCGATCGGTGAACCGTGCAAGTTCCGGACCGTATACGTCCCAACGGCCCGACTCTTTCCACAGTTCCGCCGGTTGCACGACGGGAAGCAGTAGTTCCTGACAACCGATTTCCGCCATCTCTTCACGAACGATATCTTCTATCTTGGACAGAACGCGAAAGCCCAACGGCAAGAACGAATAGATGCCGGCGGCTGATTTACGAATCATTCCCGACCGATAGAGAAGCCGGTGGCTTGCAAGCTCGGCCTCTGCGGGAACTTCCTTTAAGGTCGGAGCATAAGTTTCAGACATTTTAAAAAACGATTTCATCTATAATCCATTCCTCGGCCCTATCGCGATACATGCGATAGGGAAAATCGTGCGTCATTCTAGAATAGCAAAAAGTACCTCTCCTAGTGAGCTCGTGCTCTTATTTCTTCGAAGAGTGCGTCGACGAGACGATCTTCTGCAACTTTTCGAAGCGGCTCGCCGTGAGAAAAGATAATGCCGTCGGATTTTCCGCACGCTATACCGAAGTCGGCCTCTCGAGCCTCGCCGGGCCCGTTGACCACACAGCCCATTACGGCGATCTTTAGATTCGGGGCCTCATTTTTAAGGCGCCTTTCGACCTCTTGCGCAAGAGGTATCATGTCGACTTGACAACGCCCACACGTCGGGCAACTGATGAGTTCGGGATGATTGCGCTTGATGTCGAGCGCAGCCAAAATCTCCCAAGCGGCCTCTACTTCTTTGACGGGATCGGCGGTCAGAGACACACGCAACGTGTCCCCGATACCGGCTTCGAGAAGTGTTCCGAGACCGACAGCGCTCTTTATCGACCCGCCGAATTCGGTACCGGACTCGGTGACACCGATGTGAAGCGGATAGTCGGTTTTTTGTGCAAGCGAACGGTATGCGTCGATGGTGGTCCTGACGCTGCTCGCTTTGGCCGAAATCACGATATCGAAAAATTCGTGTGCTTCGAAAAACGAACAAAATTCAAGGGCGGACGAGACAAGCCTTGTCGCCAACGGAACAGAAGGATCTTGACAATTTTTCGCCAAAGAGCCAGCATTCACTCCGATCCTTATGGGAATCGAAGCTTCCTTTGCCGCGACGATAACCGCTTCGACCCTGTCAAGCGATCCGATGTTTCCGGGATTGATTCTCAACTTGGCAGCCCCGAGCTTAGTTGCCTCGATTGCCAATCTATAATCGAAATGCACATCGGCGACTACGGGGAGTGGCGAATTCTCACAGATTATCCCGAAAGCCTTCAGTGATTCGATGCAAGGAACCGCAACGCGAATAATCTCGCATCCTGCATCTTTCAGCCGTTCGATTTGCTCGAGCGTGGCTTGATGGTCTTTCGTGTCCGTGTTAGTCATCGACTGAATGACGGGAAGATCAGTTCCTCCGATACGGACTCCTCCGACCGAGACCTGTCGAGTTATTCTTGACTGTACCATAGTGCCACACTACTCCTCTTATCCGAGAATATGACTGAAGTCATTGACCGTAAGTACAATTACCAACAAAAATAAAAGCGCAAAACCGGCGAGAGAAAGACCTGTTTGAACTTTCATGGAAACCGGCTTTTTCCGGATACCTGCAAATAATTCGATGGCTATTTTTCCACCGTCCAGCGGAGGAATCGGCAAGATATTCATAATACCGAGAGAAAGAGAGATGGCGGCGATAAGCCAGATGTAATCAAGCGCACTCGTTTCGGCGGCTTTGGCCGCCATCACCGAAATACCTACGATACTTGAAGACTGCGCGGCAGACGCCTTAAAGGTACGGGGATTGAAGAAGCCTGCGAGTGCTTTGAACGTGAGACCGACATAGCCGAATGATTTGGCCAGCGAGGAACCCACCGAAGACTTCACATGCGTCATATGACTTTGCACGCCGAGATATGGCTTTTTTGTGGTCGGATTCGACCCGAGTTCGACTTCTTCGGAAAAGATTTTTCCGCTACGACTGACTTGAACGTTGACTCTCTCTCCCACGTTATAAGAAGATGCCAAAAGCGGCGCAATCGATGAAACTCCGACGACCGACTTTCCGTCGATTGCAGTGATTTTATCATTCGCTTTCAAGCCCGCCGAATACGCGGGTCCGCCTTTGACGGGATCGATGTGTCCGAGATCGGAATAATAACCCCACCCCGACAGCACTATCGTGAACACGGCGAGAGCCGTAACGATATTGACGACGACCCC
Above is a genomic segment from Coriobacteriia bacterium containing:
- a CDS encoding YlxR family protein: MKSHKAPIRTCIGCQQSSDKRRFVRFVRTVEGNVELDATGKSNGRGAYVCAQPDCFELAYKRRRLASALRVALSEDDYDRLRRDFNVLISPACERKESDC
- a CDS encoding ribosome maturation factor RimP, which gives rise to MKFKELKEQMIALLEPLAEESGYELVDIDISGSMSNPVIAVMLDHPQGIDLEKIVTANEWVDAALDEADFIGSSYILEVSSPGINRPLRKAEDFVRFSGSDVHIKIDAPKGKQANFKGVLKGIDKDAVRIECEDVLREIKFDSIISARLSTKIDFKSGERK
- the infB gene encoding translation initiation factor IF-2, which encodes MAGIKVHELAKEFGMSSKELMTHLEKLGIPAKSHATSLVDAYVDMVRASLATVIESHKAEIEAEKTKAEAEIAQNAVQEEEARKAEELKRRKAEEGERKRREEERKRREEEKAQAEIEARTRAQEENDALIESPKAVVEEAPPIEKKKTPTDALEAAIAAESQRLAEKAKEESAAKVAKKTSKKTSKGGAVHPDSAKKPSGAGMTPEVPSPAQPPISEEDRYAQMARQAEKIQRDKVLAEMKAEVAAAQAQNASKKKKKKKHGETVEENVVQESKNPNEIDLPHGGEAVSVPEGSTVAQVAELLDVATNDIIKRLFLLGNPLTLTQTMSNDLIELISGDLEREVTIATVADEMTWTFEDDPKDLTPRSPVVTVMGHVDHGKTSLLDAIRETGVAASEAGGITQHIGASVVYKNGRTITFIDTPGHEAFTAMRARGAEITDIVILVVAADDGVMPQTVEAISHARAAGVPIIVAVNKVDKEGANPDQVRQMLTEYELVPEEWGGKNIFVNVSAKMRIGIDDLLEMVLLQADMLELKANENAPAFGTVVEAKLDKGRGPVATVLVQRGTLHVGETLVAGTAHGRVRALIDPFGKHVKSVGPSQPAEILGLGSVPSAGDEFLVFEDERSARALADDRAMKQRLREHAATKRHVSLDDLFSQIEAGELQTLNLIVKVDVQGSIEALRDALDKMDQTEVRIDVIHAAVGGITETDVQLAAASDAIIIGFNVRPTPNAKAMAAEEKVDIRMYRVIYKAIEEINAARVGLLAPEFIEEDTGRAEVRDLFKVPKMGVIAGSYVLEGEISREDKIRVVRDSTVIFEGKIGSLRRFKDDVKSVKFGFECGIGVEGYQDLKAGDFIESYKIVEVAREN
- a CDS encoding proline--tRNA ligase gives rise to the protein MKSFFKMSETYAPTLKEVPAEAELASHRLLYRSGMIRKSAAGIYSFLPLGFRVLSKIEDIVREEMAEIGCQELLLPVVQPAELWKESGRWDVYGPELARFTDRHGRGFCLGPTHEEIITSLIRADVRSYRELPLSLFQINMKFRDEIRPRFGLLRGREFIMKDAYSFHETQESLQEHYDLQAMAYGRICERLGLVYRPVEADSGQIGGKVTTEFMALADAGEAELVYCDCGYAANTEVGEAVFERIPVSAKPVEIKKISTPGTSTISALAKFLDVEESQTVKALAGKTPEGILVLFFVPGNRDLNMIKATNLIGDFALLEEEDFVKFGIVKGFIGPVGVPAKTRIIADGSLENDRAWIVGANEKDFHFAGASIGRDFNVEMFADLTTARAGDSCPQCGAVLDTARGIEVSQVFQLGKRYSESMNATYLDANGKEQNFFMGCYGVGISRSLAAVIEQNNDEHGIIWPMSIAPMEVVVVPLAKEGDDAFRVAEDIARELADSGIETVFDDRSERAGVKFADADLIGWPVQVVLGKKGYENGTAEVKLRGTEGKVEVPLNDVASHVANLVNTEKLRFN
- the nusA gene encoding transcription termination/antitermination protein NusA, producing MDILHDVATEHGIDEYDFLDKLETALAPKFVRVLGLVNNCRVTLNTEDGTPYVYELVPVGEIDPETDEAESYEEVDVTPKDKSRIVALEAKNIVNQMIREARREKIVEEYVGRIGECVTGEVQQFNKGFTLIKLRENLEAELPSKEQPSNEHYSHNERLKVYIIDARRAKGSDYSIIVSRKHPGLIKRLFEIEVPEVYDGIVEIKAIARDAGVRSKVAVWSKEPGLDPVGACVGPKGNRVRQVVQDLRNERIDIIPWSDNSAAYIKSALSPAKVDRVLTNEETHTATVIVPSDQLSLAIGKEGQNARLAAQLTGWRIDIKSTDMAAQAGLIEATTLAAGAMDDLAEIDTRCIAENADGTRCRNHARPGSQYCGVHDKEGAQA